The following nucleotide sequence is from Chrysiogenia bacterium.
AACTACCTGAACAGGTCGTCGACGACGTTGCCGGTGCCGGCTGTTGCCGACGTTCCCTGGAAGTTGCGGTGAGCGATGCCGTGGCAGCCAAACGCGAGCGCGCTGCTGGTGAGGTTCTTGCCATCGAGGGTGGCAACCGCGCGCGACCATTCAAGGCACCAGCCCTTGCTGCCCACGCTTCGCAGGTAGAGGGTGTTGCCCGAGGCGCGGCCCGTGAGCGTCTCGAAGAGCGGCGCGCCGGAGCTGCGCTCGACCATGCCCGTGAACTTGCTGCCGGTAATCTCGCCGGTGATGGTGGCGGGGAACTGCAGGAGCTCGCCGCCCTCGACCATACCGATGTTCCCGTCCCATTCGAGTTCGCCGAAGACCGCGGGCGGGGTGCCGCCAAGTCCCGCGCGCAGGCCCGGCAGTGCCCACTCGGCCGTGAACATCAGACAGATGAGGAGCCAGATGCCGCTGAAGAGTCCGAGCGGCACGCTCTTGGAAATGAATTCGAGCGGCGCAATCGACTGCGCGATGGTGCGGCTGAGCGGCCCGATCAGCATCACCGCCCGCGTTACCGCCGCGACGAGCGCGATCAGCGGGATCGGTCCGGCGAATGCAAACCAGAAGATGCTGAGCGAGAGCGTGCGCCCGCATCCAAGGCTCGATGCCGTGCCCAACAAGGCGCCCGCGCGAAGACAGCCCGAGAAATTCACCGCGGCTGCAATGGCCACCACGAGCGCCCAGACCATCCAGCAGCGGAAGGCCAGGCCAACCGAGACTGCGACCAGGTTCGTACTGGTGGAGAGATCGCCGTGCTCGTCGTATTCGAGCATGCGCACGCCGTTGACGGTCTTGGTGCCGGCCTTGAGCTTGGGACGCTTCGAAGGATCGACCGCTTTGACGCCCTCCGGAAGAACGGGGCCCATGGTGGTGGGCTGCGCGGTATACTTTCGCTCAGCCACCTTGGCCGCCGGACGCGGGCGCGAGGCAAGCGGCGTGCTTCCCTTGGAGGGCGGCGCGATCTTGGGCTTGCCACCCGGTGGAGTCGCCGCAATCTTCTGCGGGCGCTGCCGTCGCTGGCCGAAGATCCATACGAGCAGCATGTAGACAAAGGCCGGCGCGAGCACGATGCCAAGGCTCGCCTGCGCGGCAGCATCGATCTGGCAGAGCGCGCGCTGCGCATCTTCGCCGCCGCAGGCGCGCGCCATGGCGAGCGCCTTGCCCGCAAAGAGCGAAGCGATCACTCCGGCGAGCGTGATGGCAATCTCCGGAGGCACCTTTGTCGAGCTGCGCTGGCTCCCCTGCCCCATCGAGAAGCGTGCCGCGGCCAGGAAGCCGACTACGAGGCCCGGCCCGCCAAGGGCGCGCAGCAGGAACTGCTGAAACGGCAGGCCGCACTGGAAGCCCGTGCAACCCTGCAGGAGCGAGCGGTAGATTCCGTATTCCCGCCACAGCCACACGCCCCAGGCCAGCAGCCCCACGCCCACCAGCGCGTCGACGACGATGTAGAGCGCCGAGGGCGGCGGCATGGGCTCCATCTTCAGGGGCTCGGCCGGGCGGTTGGGATTGAGTTTCTCTTCGCTCACTGCGCGCCTCCAAGAAGGCCCGCGATGCGAAGCTCCGAAGTTTCTTTTGTCACGAGCGAATAGAGAAGGCGATGGGTGCCGGGCTCGAATTCCAGCACGGCGGGCCCGCCCGGGCGCACGTCCTCGTCCTGATGCTCCAGTGCGAAGACACCGGTGATCGCGTTCCAGGCGAGAAGCCTTCCGTCGCGCGCCCCCGCGGCCAGATATTTCGAGTCCGAGGACCACGCCAGCGAAGCGAGCGTGGCGTCGGGCTTTGTCAGCGCGCGCTCAAACTTGCCCTTCGCGCTCCAGATGCGCACTTCGCCTTCGGAGAGCGCGAGCGCCAGGTGCAGGCCGTCGGGTGAGAAGGCCAGCGCCGCCGGGGCGCCGTCGAAGTCACTGATGCGCGCGAGCCTTTCGCGCCCGTCACCCGAATAGAGCTGGATCTCGCCGCCGCTCGCGACGGCGACAACGTCCTCCGCAGCCGAGGCGGCAATCGCCAGCCCGGCACCCGGACGCGCGATCGCTTTGCCGGAATCCAGGTCCCAGACCTCGACCCCCGAAGAGCGTGTCCACAAATGGCGACCGCCGGAAGTGAAGGCCACCTCCCGCACGAAGGCTCCGCTTGTGTTGAACTTTTTGAGCAGCGCGCGGGTTTTCCACAGATAGACGTGCGCGCTGCCGTCGGAGAGTCCGAGTGCCAGGCGCGTTCCGTCGGGAGAGAAGGCCGCACTCAGGATCCGGTCGCCCGGGGGCGCCGCGGGCAACGCGCTGCCGGCGCTGTTCTTCTCAACGTCCCACACGCTCGCCGATTCCCCGGCACCGCCCACGACGAGGCGGCCGTCGGGGCTGAAGCGCGCCCATGCGGCATCGGCCGATCCCGGAAGCGACTGGGGCCCGGCGTCGAAGGCGACGCTCAGGAAGCCCCCGCCCCAGAACCAGCCAATGGCGGCGGCGACCAGCATGAGGGTCGCACGAATGCCCTGGGTTTTTGAATTAGCTGCCATGGACGCGTTGCGCCCGATTTAAGTGGATTGCCGGGCCCGCGACAAGTGCCGCGCCCCAGAAATCGCCCTATCCGACCAGTCGGAGCTGCTCGGAGCCGAAGTGCCAGCCCTCGATTTCGAGGAGCCCGCGCTTGAACTCGAGCCCCCCGGCATAACCGGTGAGCGCGCCGGTGCTGCCGATAACCCGGTGGCAGGGCACGACGATGGGCAGCGGGTTGGCTCCGTTGGCCGCCCCGACCGCGCGCGAGGCAGTGGGCGCCCCGATCACTTTCGCGATCTCGCCGTAGGTCGCGGTCTTGCCGTAGGGCACCTCGCAGAGCGCGGCCCAGACCTTCTGCTGGAAATCGGTGCCGGCCGGGTCGAGCCTCAGCTTGAACGTGCGGCGCTTTCCGGCGAAATACTCGGTGAGCTGGCGCGCCGCCTCTTCAAGGAAGGGCGCGCCTTCCTGCCAGGCCGGATCGATGGCCAGCGGTTGCGTGCACTTCTGGAAGGAAATGTGGGTGAGCCCGCGCTCGGTGCCGACAATCAGCACCGGCCCCAGCGGCGAATCGATCTTCGTATAAGCGGTAGTGGCGGCAGCCATGATCCCCTCCCTGACGCGCAAGCGCCATGCACAAAGTGAAGCTCAGGCTATCAAAGCCCGCGTTGGATTTCCAGAGAAATTTACGGTTTTTGTTCGGCAGTGATTTCAGGGGGTTGGGTAGGGCCACGCCTAGCGACGCGCATTGATAGAGAGACCGACACACTCTTTCGTGTCGGGATTGCAGGTCGCGCCCCAAAAGCAGGTGCCGCCACCTCTGATTGTTACGAGCCTGGTCTGCCAGTCCGGAAAATCGCTCCAGAGTGCTCGGCAGAATCCACTGACTGCAATCGCTCGCCGGCCGTCCCGTGTGATTCCCACATACTGCAGCCGGTAGTCGCCGAACTGCTCGAGAATCATGCCAGCTCGTTCGTCTGCGCTCTCGCGCAAGACCGCGCGAAGTCCCCTCTGCAGCCCTTCAATATGCTCGATTTCGGGCTTCCAGAAGGGACGATTGCTCTCATCGAAGAACTGTTCGAGCCCTGAAGCCGGAAGCACTGCATGCGTGCTGGCACCAGATGCTGGAGTTTCTGCTGCGTGATGTGCGCAACCGATCAATGACAGTGGCAACACCATTGCCGCAACAAACGCAATTCGCATCCAGATTCGAAGCATACTGGCACGTTACGCACAATCGGTGACACGGGCAATGCCGCCGGAAATCAGAAAATCGTATAGATAAACGGCGCGATCGCGCTGCCGTGGGTCATCACGATCAGGATGCTGAGCAGGAGCAGGATGACCACGATGGGCCCCAGCCACCACTTCTTGCGCACGCGCAGGAAGTCCCAGAACTCGGCAAGGATGCCCAGGCGCTCGCGCAGGCGCACGAAGAAGCCGCGCTTGGCGGGGACCTGTGATTCGACTTCGGGGGTGTTCTCTTCGGCCATATTGCCTCTTCCAATCGGCTGTCATTCTGAGGGGCGCGCTGCGCCCCGAAGAATCGCGTCCGTGCCGCCTCCAACCGATCCTTCGCTGCGCTCAGGATGACAGCCGGTGGGGCCGCGCAAAGACTAGTCCCTCTCGAACTGCTGGTTCCAGTCCTCGCCCTCGATCTGCTCGGGCATCTCTTCCTTGCGCAGGATGAACGAGCCCATGACCAGGGCGTCCATGTGGGTGCGCATGAAGCAGCGGAAGCTGTCCTGGGGCGTGCAGACAATGGG
It contains:
- a CDS encoding methylated-DNA--[protein]-cysteine S-methyltransferase encodes the protein MAAATTAYTKIDSPLGPVLIVGTERGLTHISFQKCTQPLAIDPAWQEGAPFLEEAARQLTEYFAGKRRTFKLRLDPAGTDFQQKVWAALCEVPYGKTATYGEIAKVIGAPTASRAVGAANGANPLPIVVPCHRVIGSTGALTGYAGGLEFKRGLLEIEGWHFGSEQLRLVG